One window from the genome of Streptomyces cadmiisoli encodes:
- a CDS encoding helix-turn-helix transcriptional regulator: protein MTYEQDAKTLELPWPFTGREDELEVVRRSLAAGRHGIAVTGPAGCGKTRLVAQAVRGSGCAKVAGTPETRGIPFAAFAHLLPEEVTLHRAVQLLSGVRLLLVDDAHLLDDASAALVHQLAVQGRTRLLVVATDGTRVPGAVARLWTGELLPRLALEPLPATETAQLMTAGAGGPLEPLTAHRLHSLCRGDLRLLRDLLGAVRERGLLTRVPDSDEWAWRGPVPVTAAVRERVAPALDRTDPVEGETLDKLAFAEPLSLHLDELDLGVLERLEADALIHLDEHAAVHLAHPLYGPALRATAGTLRARRLTGAPDRCGPALAAELSALERRIEQADVRPVPTPVGEWLVAQDAPLPPGYAAVRARFARLRGELRQAAAWAREGLRGAPGDDSCRSELALSAAQSGDVATAGALVAEHSLGGAATMWLAAARGDVDRAPDPADAGSAYDAVRLGDPAPAAGRLSGVFAQHADALARGDGPALDRAAERLEERGFLLFAAEAHAQAVRAHRDPSAARTSRTRAVALARRCQSARTPALSGLVLGELTVRQRQIVALAATGLSNRQIAEQLTLSVRTVGNHLYSAYARLGASDRRALPWLVEAPHAQPA, encoded by the coding sequence ATGACTTACGAACAGGACGCGAAGACCCTGGAACTGCCCTGGCCGTTCACCGGGCGGGAGGACGAACTCGAAGTCGTCCGCAGGTCGCTGGCCGCCGGCCGGCACGGCATCGCCGTGACCGGGCCCGCGGGCTGCGGGAAGACCCGGCTCGTCGCGCAGGCGGTGCGCGGCAGCGGCTGTGCCAAGGTGGCCGGCACGCCCGAGACCCGGGGGATCCCCTTCGCCGCGTTCGCCCACCTGCTGCCCGAGGAGGTCACGCTGCACCGGGCGGTGCAACTGCTGTCCGGGGTACGGCTGCTGCTCGTGGACGACGCGCACCTGCTCGACGACGCCTCGGCCGCCCTCGTCCACCAGCTGGCCGTGCAGGGACGCACCCGGCTGCTGGTCGTCGCCACCGACGGCACCCGCGTGCCCGGCGCCGTGGCCCGGCTGTGGACCGGCGAACTGCTGCCCCGGCTGGCCCTGGAACCGCTGCCGGCCACGGAGACCGCGCAGCTGATGACCGCGGGCGCGGGCGGCCCCCTGGAGCCGCTGACGGCGCACCGCCTGCACAGTCTGTGCCGGGGAGACCTGCGGCTGCTGCGCGACCTGCTCGGCGCGGTGCGCGAGCGCGGCCTGCTCACCCGGGTCCCGGACTCGGACGAGTGGGCCTGGCGCGGCCCGGTGCCGGTCACCGCGGCCGTGCGCGAGCGCGTCGCCCCGGCCCTGGACCGCACCGACCCGGTCGAAGGCGAGACCCTCGACAAGCTCGCCTTCGCCGAACCCCTGTCGCTGCACCTCGACGAGCTCGATCTCGGCGTCCTCGAACGCCTGGAGGCCGACGCCCTGATCCACCTCGACGAGCACGCCGCCGTGCACCTCGCCCACCCGCTGTACGGGCCCGCGCTGCGGGCCACCGCCGGCACCCTGCGCGCCCGGCGGCTGACCGGCGCGCCGGACCGGTGCGGTCCCGCCCTCGCCGCCGAACTCTCGGCGCTGGAGCGGCGCATCGAGCAGGCCGACGTACGGCCGGTGCCCACGCCGGTGGGGGAGTGGCTGGTGGCGCAGGACGCGCCGCTGCCCCCGGGGTACGCGGCCGTGCGGGCGCGGTTCGCGCGGTTGCGCGGAGAGCTGCGTCAGGCCGCGGCATGGGCCCGCGAGGGACTGCGCGGCGCGCCCGGCGACGACTCCTGCCGGTCGGAACTCGCCCTGTCCGCCGCGCAGTCCGGCGATGTGGCGACCGCCGGGGCACTGGTCGCCGAGCACTCTCTGGGCGGTGCCGCGACGATGTGGCTGGCGGCCGCGCGCGGCGACGTCGACCGCGCCCCGGACCCCGCCGACGCCGGCAGCGCCTACGACGCCGTACGGCTCGGCGACCCCGCCCCGGCCGCCGGCCGGCTCTCGGGCGTCTTCGCCCAGCACGCCGACGCCCTCGCCCGCGGCGACGGCCCCGCCCTGGACCGGGCCGCCGAACGACTGGAGGAACGCGGCTTCCTGCTGTTCGCCGCGGAGGCGCACGCGCAGGCGGTCCGGGCCCATCGCGACCCGAGCGCCGCCCGGACCTCACGCACCCGCGCCGTGGCCCTGGCCCGGCGCTGTCAGAGCGCCCGCACCCCCGCCCTGTCCGGCCTCGTCCTCGGCGAACTCACCGTCCGGCAGCGGCAGATCGTCGCCCTCGCCGCCACCGGACTGAGCAACCGGCAGATCGCCGAACAGCTCACCCTGTCCGTCCGCACGGTGGGCAACCACCTCTACAGCGCCTACGCCCGTCTCGGCGCCAGCGACCGAAGGGCCCTGCCGTGGCTCGTGGAGGCGCCGCACGCGCAGCCCGCGTGA
- a CDS encoding M12 family metallopeptidase produces MAGRYCSLAQASAPVFEPGLTAERLGALRAGRRMWVNGTVLHYCFFDGDTDASVIPVPGGTETRRVSWVGAEEQRDVVRDCFREWQDLGVGVTFAEVKDRSEAELRIGFQLGDGSWSTVGKDALQVGLGERTMNFGWDLTAPGERGTALHEIGHALGMLHEHQSPFAGIHWDDEAVYAELAGPPNFWSRERTHFNILRKLDPDDVDGSVWDPLSIMEYPFPSGLILEPEQYRAGLNPPGTLSALDKEFVLRWYPPTGARRPPALVPFRSVPLGLRPGEQADFTVEPPETREYTVGTFGDSDTVVVVFEERDEEPRYLAGQDDGGVGGNAAVRARLVKGRRYFVRVRLYSSWGSGETAVMCW; encoded by the coding sequence ATGGCCGGACGCTACTGCTCCCTCGCGCAGGCGTCGGCTCCGGTGTTCGAGCCGGGGCTGACCGCCGAGCGGCTCGGTGCGCTGCGCGCCGGCCGGCGGATGTGGGTCAACGGCACGGTCCTGCACTACTGCTTCTTCGACGGCGACACCGACGCCTCCGTCATCCCCGTGCCGGGCGGCACGGAGACCCGGCGGGTGTCGTGGGTCGGCGCCGAGGAGCAGCGCGACGTGGTGCGCGACTGCTTCCGCGAGTGGCAGGACCTGGGTGTCGGCGTCACCTTCGCCGAGGTGAAGGACCGTTCGGAGGCGGAGCTGCGCATCGGGTTCCAGCTCGGAGACGGCTCCTGGTCGACCGTGGGCAAGGACGCGCTCCAGGTCGGCCTGGGCGAACGCACGATGAACTTCGGCTGGGACCTGACCGCGCCCGGGGAGCGCGGGACGGCGCTGCACGAGATCGGGCACGCGCTCGGCATGCTGCACGAGCACCAGAGCCCGTTCGCCGGCATCCACTGGGACGACGAGGCCGTCTACGCCGAACTGGCGGGCCCGCCGAACTTCTGGAGCCGGGAACGGACCCACTTCAACATCCTGCGCAAGCTCGACCCCGACGACGTCGACGGCTCGGTCTGGGACCCGCTGTCGATCATGGAGTACCCGTTCCCGTCGGGGCTGATCCTGGAGCCCGAGCAGTACCGCGCGGGTCTGAACCCGCCCGGCACCCTGTCGGCGCTGGACAAGGAGTTCGTCCTTCGCTGGTACCCGCCGACGGGTGCGCGCCGGCCGCCGGCACTGGTGCCGTTCCGTTCGGTGCCGCTCGGTCTGCGGCCGGGTGAGCAGGCCGACTTCACCGTCGAGCCGCCGGAGACCCGCGAGTACACGGTGGGCACCTTCGGCGACAGCGACACCGTCGTCGTGGTCTTCGAGGAGCGGGACGAGGAGCCCCGCTATCTCGCCGGACAGGACGACGGAGGCGTCGGCGGCAACGCCGCCGTCAGGGCCCGGCTCGTCAAGGGCCGCCGCTACTTCGTCCGTGTGCGCCTGTACTCCTCGTGGGGTTCGGGTGAGACGGCGGTCATGTGCTGGTGA
- a CDS encoding SRPBCC family protein codes for MIDVTHQINSVSRQVGKRVFKAGEARVVTVSQSYAAPLDDVWDACTNPERLPRWFLPVTGELRPGGHYRLEGNASGTIERCDPPKGFFATWEYGGEVSWIELRLTAETEERTRFELEHIAHVDDERWAQFGPGAVGVGWDLAVMGLARHLSSGAPVDPAEAMAWSESEEGRRFITASSEQWGAASVAGGEDETAARAAADRTTAFYTGAGEEGDTQA; via the coding sequence GTGATCGACGTCACCCACCAGATCAACTCCGTGAGCCGGCAGGTCGGCAAGCGCGTCTTCAAAGCCGGCGAGGCTCGCGTGGTGACCGTGAGCCAGTCCTACGCTGCCCCGCTCGACGACGTCTGGGACGCCTGCACCAACCCCGAGCGGCTGCCCCGCTGGTTCCTGCCGGTGACCGGCGAGCTGCGCCCGGGCGGCCACTACCGGCTGGAGGGCAACGCCTCCGGCACCATCGAGCGCTGCGACCCGCCGAAGGGCTTCTTCGCGACCTGGGAGTACGGCGGCGAGGTCAGCTGGATCGAGCTCCGGCTGACCGCCGAGACCGAGGAGCGCACACGCTTCGAGCTGGAGCACATCGCCCACGTCGACGACGAACGGTGGGCGCAGTTCGGGCCCGGCGCCGTCGGCGTGGGCTGGGACCTCGCGGTGATGGGGCTCGCCCGGCATCTGTCGTCCGGGGCGCCCGTCGACCCCGCCGAGGCCATGGCGTGGTCGGAGTCCGAGGAGGGCCGCCGCTTCATCACGGCCAGCAGCGAGCAGTGGGGCGCGGCGAGCGTCGCGGGCGGTGAGGACGAGACCGCGGCACGCGCCGCGGCGGACCGCACCACCGCGTTCTACACGGGGGCGGGCGAAGAGGGCGACACCCAGGCATGA
- a CDS encoding ArsR/SmtB family transcription factor produces the protein MHAFDVLGDPVRRRILELLADGEMAAGAVSEVIRAEFGISQPAVSQHLAVLRENGFATVRPEGTRRLYAVNSEPLRDVDVWLDRFRRFWTPHLDALATELARGRRERRLRGAEDPPRSNP, from the coding sequence GTGCACGCCTTCGACGTACTCGGCGACCCCGTGCGGCGCCGCATCCTTGAACTCCTGGCCGACGGGGAGATGGCGGCCGGCGCGGTCAGTGAGGTCATCAGGGCGGAGTTCGGGATATCGCAGCCGGCGGTCTCGCAGCATCTGGCGGTGCTGCGGGAGAACGGCTTCGCGACGGTGCGCCCCGAGGGCACCCGCCGCCTGTACGCGGTGAACTCCGAACCGCTGCGGGACGTCGACGTCTGGCTCGACCGGTTCCGCCGGTTCTGGACCCCCCATCTGGACGCCCTGGCCACGGAGTTGGCCCGCGGCAGACGCGAGCGCCGGCTTCGCGGCGCCGAAGACCCACCGAGGAGCAACCCGTGA
- a CDS encoding LysR family transcriptional regulator → MDVELRQLRCLVAIVDEGTFTDAAAALGVSQAAVSRTLASLERSLGVRLLRRTSRQVTPTATGLRVVAHARRVLAEADHLVREATSGHARVRMGYAWAALGRHTLPFQRRWSAAHPGVELSLVRVNSPTAGLLEGMCDLAVVRRSPDDRRLDSAVVGLERRLCALAADDPLARRRTVRLADLGGRVLLVDRRTGTTTVDLWPAGSRPVTEETHDVDDWLTVIATGRCVGLTAESTANQYRRPGVVYRPVRDAEPVAVRLIWWRDEPHPATQAVIEHVTALYRAH, encoded by the coding sequence ATGGATGTGGAGCTACGCCAACTGCGCTGCCTCGTCGCGATCGTGGACGAGGGCACCTTCACCGACGCGGCCGCGGCGCTCGGCGTCTCCCAGGCCGCCGTGTCCCGCACCCTGGCCTCCCTCGAACGCTCCCTGGGTGTCCGGCTGCTCCGACGCACCTCCCGTCAGGTGACCCCGACGGCCACCGGACTGCGGGTCGTGGCGCACGCCCGGCGGGTGCTCGCGGAGGCGGACCATCTGGTCCGGGAAGCCACCTCCGGGCACGCCCGGGTGCGGATGGGCTACGCCTGGGCGGCGCTCGGCCGGCACACACTCCCCTTCCAGCGCCGGTGGAGCGCCGCGCACCCGGGCGTCGAGCTGTCCCTGGTGCGGGTCAACTCGCCGACGGCGGGTCTGCTGGAGGGGATGTGCGACCTCGCGGTGGTCCGCAGGAGCCCCGACGACCGGCGTCTGGACTCCGCCGTCGTCGGCCTGGAACGGCGGCTGTGCGCCCTGGCCGCCGACGACCCGCTGGCCCGCCGCCGGACGGTCCGGCTCGCCGACCTCGGCGGGCGCGTCCTCCTGGTCGACCGCCGCACCGGCACCACCACGGTGGACCTGTGGCCGGCCGGTTCCCGCCCGGTCACCGAGGAGACCCACGACGTGGACGACTGGCTCACCGTGATCGCCACCGGCCGGTGCGTCGGCCTGACCGCGGAGTCCACCGCCAACCAGTACCGGCGCCCCGGCGTCGTCTACCGCCCGGTGCGCGACGCCGAGCCGGTCGCCGTGCGGCTGATCTGGTGGCGCGACGAGCCGCACCCCGCGACGCAGGCCGTCATCGAACACGTCACCGCCCTGTACCGCGCGCACTAG
- a CDS encoding EamA family transporter: MVASGLSNQTGAAVGALAFPVIGPVGVVAVRQYVAAAVLLAVGRPRLRHLTWAQWWPVLLLAVVFGTMNLSLYSAVDRIGLGLAVTLEFLGPLGIALAAARRRLDACCAVIAAAGVVTLMRPRPSADYAGMGLALLAAACWAAYILLNRTVGRRVAGAQGAAAAAGVSAVLFLPVGVLVALRHPPDAASIAWAVTAGVLSSAVPYLADLLTLRHVPAQTFGLFMSVNPVLAAVVGLLVLGQDLGGWEWAGVAAVVAANTLSLATRRV, translated from the coding sequence ATGGTCGCCAGCGGCCTGTCCAACCAGACCGGTGCCGCCGTCGGCGCCCTGGCGTTCCCCGTGATCGGCCCGGTCGGTGTGGTGGCGGTCCGGCAGTACGTCGCCGCGGCGGTCCTGCTGGCCGTGGGCCGGCCGCGACTGCGGCACCTCACCTGGGCGCAGTGGTGGCCGGTGCTGCTGCTGGCCGTGGTGTTCGGGACGATGAACCTGAGCCTGTACAGCGCCGTCGACCGCATCGGTCTCGGGCTGGCGGTGACGCTGGAGTTCCTCGGCCCGCTGGGCATCGCCCTGGCCGCGGCCCGGCGCCGACTGGACGCCTGCTGCGCGGTGATCGCCGCGGCGGGCGTGGTCACGCTCATGCGTCCGCGGCCGTCCGCCGACTACGCGGGGATGGGCCTCGCCCTGCTGGCGGCCGCGTGCTGGGCGGCGTACATCCTGCTCAACCGCACCGTCGGCCGGCGCGTTGCCGGAGCGCAGGGCGCGGCGGCAGCGGCGGGCGTCTCCGCCGTGCTGTTCCTGCCCGTCGGCGTCCTGGTCGCCCTGCGGCACCCGCCGGACGCCGCGTCGATCGCCTGGGCCGTGACGGCGGGCGTCCTGTCCTCGGCGGTGCCCTACCTCGCGGACCTGCTGACCCTGCGTCATGTCCCGGCCCAGACGTTCGGACTGTTCATGAGCGTCAATCCGGTCCTCGCCGCGGTGGTCGGACTGCTCGTCCTCGGGCAGGACCTCGGGGGCTGGGAATGGGCCGGTGTCGCGGCGGTCGTCGCGGCGAACACGCTCAGCCTCGCCACACGGCGCGTGTGA
- a CDS encoding LacI family DNA-binding transcriptional regulator, with the protein MRAPTIRDVAERAGVSKSLVSLVLRGSPQVRPEKRDAVLRAVRELGYRPNAAARTLSEQRSRTVGVLLNDLRNPWFVDLLDGLNSLLHDNGLHMLLADARLNHRTGRDLARSFLDLQADGLVVVGTLPDRAALEPVAERIPVVVAGAREPVPPGVDVVAGDDTDGARLATEHLVGLGHRRIAHIAGYGAVGDLRRDSFEATMRAHGLAHGAVVESGDLTEEGGYRATVRLLSRPDRPTAVFAVNDITSVGVLSAADELGLRVPRDLSVVGYDNTSISRLRHVWLTTVDNAGHEVGRRAARALLDRIEGRGGPGGVRLTAPTLEIRGTTAAVGG; encoded by the coding sequence ATGAGAGCGCCGACGATCCGCGACGTGGCCGAACGGGCCGGTGTCTCCAAGTCGCTCGTCTCACTCGTACTGCGCGGCTCCCCGCAGGTCCGCCCGGAGAAGCGGGACGCGGTGCTGCGGGCGGTGCGCGAGCTGGGCTACCGCCCGAACGCCGCCGCCCGCACCCTCAGCGAGCAGCGCTCCCGCACGGTCGGCGTCCTCCTGAACGATCTGCGCAACCCCTGGTTCGTCGACCTGCTGGACGGCCTGAACTCGCTGCTGCACGACAACGGCCTGCACATGCTCCTGGCCGACGCCCGCCTCAACCACCGGACGGGCCGGGACCTCGCCCGCTCCTTCCTCGACCTCCAGGCCGACGGGCTCGTCGTGGTCGGCACCCTGCCGGACCGCGCGGCGCTCGAACCGGTCGCCGAGCGGATACCGGTCGTCGTCGCCGGGGCCCGCGAGCCGGTGCCGCCCGGTGTCGACGTGGTCGCGGGCGACGACACCGACGGCGCCCGGCTGGCCACCGAGCACCTCGTCGGGCTCGGTCACCGCCGCATCGCCCACATCGCGGGCTACGGCGCCGTCGGCGACCTGCGCCGCGACAGCTTCGAGGCCACCATGCGGGCGCACGGGCTCGCGCACGGCGCGGTGGTGGAGAGCGGCGACCTGACGGAGGAGGGCGGCTACCGCGCCACCGTCCGGCTGCTCAGCCGCCCCGACCGGCCGACCGCCGTCTTCGCCGTCAACGACATCACCTCGGTCGGTGTCCTGTCGGCGGCCGACGAACTCGGCCTGCGCGTCCCGCGCGACCTGTCCGTGGTGGGCTACGACAACACGAGCATCTCCCGGCTGCGGCACGTGTGGCTCACCACCGTCGACAACGCCGGCCACGAGGTCGGCCGCCGCGCGGCCCGCGCTCTGCTCGACCGGATCGAGGGACGCGGCGGACCGGGAGGTGTCCGGCTCACCGCGCCGACGCTGGAGATCCGCGGCACCACGGCCGCCGTCGGAGGCTGA
- a CDS encoding Gfo/Idh/MocA family protein: protein MVDALGVAVVGFGWMGRVHTQAYARVAHHYPRLPLRPRLVTVAEEVPGRAEEAAAQFGFESATRDWREVAADPRVGAVSITAPNFLHREIGVAMAAAGKHIWIEKPVGLTAEDARAVADAVAGAGVRGAVGFNYRNAPAVEAARDLIASGELGDVTHVRIRLFSDYAAHPEGALTWRYERERGGSGVLGDLASHGVDLARFLLGDITSLTADTAVFVPRRARPTGATAGHSRATGGELGEVENEDYVSCLLRFASGARGVLEACRVSVGEQNNYGFEVHGTKGAVFWDFRRMNELGVSRGTTYQDQPVSTVYVGPGDGEFAAFQPGAANAMGYDDLKVVEAYRFLRSIAEDTAYGATLADAVHSAAALDAMTRSARTGSWVSVDAGA from the coding sequence ATGGTGGATGCACTCGGCGTCGCCGTCGTCGGATTCGGCTGGATGGGCCGCGTCCACACCCAGGCGTACGCCCGCGTCGCGCACCACTACCCCCGGCTGCCTCTGCGTCCGCGGCTCGTGACGGTGGCCGAGGAGGTGCCGGGCCGGGCCGAGGAGGCCGCCGCGCAGTTCGGGTTCGAGTCGGCGACCCGCGACTGGCGTGAGGTGGCCGCGGACCCGCGCGTGGGAGCCGTCAGCATCACCGCCCCGAACTTCCTGCACCGGGAGATCGGCGTCGCGATGGCCGCCGCCGGCAAGCACATCTGGATCGAGAAGCCGGTGGGTCTGACGGCCGAGGACGCCCGCGCGGTGGCCGACGCGGTCGCCGGCGCCGGGGTCCGGGGCGCGGTCGGCTTCAACTACCGCAACGCGCCCGCCGTGGAGGCCGCCCGGGACCTGATCGCGAGCGGGGAGCTGGGCGATGTCACCCATGTGCGGATCCGGCTGTTCAGCGACTACGCGGCCCATCCCGAGGGTGCCCTGACCTGGCGGTACGAGCGGGAGCGCGGCGGCAGCGGGGTGCTCGGCGACCTCGCCTCGCACGGCGTGGACCTGGCCCGGTTCCTGCTCGGGGACATCACTTCGCTGACCGCCGACACGGCCGTGTTCGTACCCCGGCGGGCCCGCCCCACCGGCGCCACCGCGGGGCACTCCCGCGCCACGGGCGGCGAGCTGGGCGAGGTGGAGAACGAGGACTACGTCAGCTGTTTGCTGCGCTTCGCCTCCGGTGCCCGCGGGGTGCTGGAGGCCTGCCGCGTCTCGGTCGGCGAGCAGAACAACTACGGCTTCGAGGTGCACGGCACCAAGGGCGCCGTGTTCTGGGACTTCCGCCGGATGAACGAGCTGGGGGTCAGCCGTGGCACCACCTATCAGGACCAGCCCGTCAGCACGGTGTACGTCGGCCCCGGCGACGGCGAGTTCGCCGCGTTCCAGCCCGGCGCCGCGAACGCCATGGGCTACGACGACCTGAAGGTCGTCGAGGCCTACCGCTTCCTGCGTTCGATCGCCGAGGACACCGCGTACGGCGCCACGCTGGCGGACGCCGTGCACAGCGCGGCGGCGCTGGACGCGATGACGCGGTCCGCGCGGACCGGCAGCTGGGTCAGCGTGGACGCCGGGGCGTGA
- a CDS encoding TMEM175 family protein: MWKSIPDGGPERLTALADGVFAIAITLLVLDLSVPRGLESAQFHEELLDLLPDLGAYALSVAVLGGYWRDHRKIFSTVRQVDGQVVLLALIGLGVAALVPFPTRLISDYGGEPVSVAVYAGAVASLGAAHLALVVVLRRRPWLRDDNESEAGSVLYALDHAVTVAVFVLTVPLAAVLGPAAMWWWLVLVPAKYAIGRRAARAPRPPDVTPRRPR; this comes from the coding sequence ATGTGGAAATCGATCCCGGACGGCGGCCCCGAGCGGCTGACGGCCCTCGCCGACGGCGTGTTCGCCATCGCCATCACCCTGCTCGTCCTGGATCTCTCCGTGCCCCGCGGACTGGAGTCGGCGCAGTTTCACGAGGAACTGCTCGACCTCCTCCCGGACCTGGGGGCGTACGCGCTCAGCGTGGCGGTGCTGGGCGGCTACTGGCGCGACCACCGCAAGATCTTCAGCACCGTCCGGCAGGTCGACGGGCAGGTGGTCCTGCTGGCCCTGATCGGCCTGGGCGTCGCGGCCCTGGTGCCCTTCCCCACCCGCCTCATCTCCGACTACGGCGGCGAACCCGTCTCGGTCGCCGTCTACGCCGGGGCGGTCGCCTCGCTCGGCGCCGCCCACCTCGCGCTCGTCGTCGTCCTGCGCCGGCGTCCCTGGCTGCGCGACGACAACGAGTCCGAGGCCGGCTCCGTCCTCTACGCCCTCGACCACGCCGTGACCGTCGCGGTGTTCGTCCTGACCGTCCCGCTGGCCGCGGTGCTGGGGCCGGCGGCCATGTGGTGGTGGCTGGTCCTCGTCCCGGCCAAGTACGCGATCGGCCGCCGGGCCGCACGCGCACCCCGGCCGCCGGACGTCACGCCCCGGCGTCCACGCTGA
- a CDS encoding LacI family DNA-binding transcriptional regulator yields MGHPFPIREIARQAGLSEATVDRVLNGRGGVRESTAQEVRRAIADLDRQRTQVRLVGRTFMIDIVMQAPERFTTAVRAALEAELPSLHPAVLRSRFHLRETGTVRELTATLDRIARRGSQGVILKAPDVPEITAAVGRLTAAGIPVVTLVTDLPASSRLGYVGIDNRAAGATAAYLMGQWLGDRPGHVLTSLSSGFFRNEEEREMGFRGAMRARHPHRALVEIAEGQGLDANQYDLVRATLERDPEIRAVYSIGGGNIATLRAFEDLGRACAVFVAHDLDQDNTRLLREHRLSAVLHHDLRQDMREACHLVMRAQGALPPAGPTLPSAIQVVTPYNLPPATGV; encoded by the coding sequence GTGGGACACCCCTTCCCCATCCGTGAGATCGCACGTCAGGCGGGCCTGAGCGAGGCCACCGTCGACCGGGTCCTCAACGGCAGGGGAGGGGTCCGCGAGTCGACCGCGCAGGAGGTGCGGCGGGCCATCGCCGACCTCGACCGGCAGCGCACCCAGGTCCGGCTGGTCGGCCGCACCTTCATGATCGACATCGTGATGCAGGCCCCGGAGCGCTTCACCACGGCCGTCCGCGCCGCCCTGGAGGCCGAGCTGCCGTCCCTGCACCCGGCCGTGCTGCGCTCCCGCTTCCATCTGCGTGAGACCGGCACGGTCCGGGAACTGACGGCCACCCTGGACCGGATCGCCCGGCGCGGCTCCCAGGGAGTGATCCTCAAGGCACCGGACGTCCCCGAGATCACCGCCGCGGTGGGCCGGCTGACCGCCGCCGGGATCCCGGTCGTCACCCTCGTCACCGACCTGCCCGCCAGCTCCCGCCTCGGCTACGTAGGCATCGACAACCGCGCCGCCGGCGCCACCGCCGCCTACCTCATGGGCCAGTGGCTCGGCGACCGCCCGGGCCATGTCCTGACCAGCCTCAGCAGCGGCTTCTTCCGCAACGAGGAGGAGCGCGAGATGGGCTTCCGCGGCGCCATGCGGGCCCGCCACCCCCACCGGGCCCTCGTCGAGATCGCCGAGGGCCAGGGCCTGGACGCCAACCAGTACGACCTGGTCCGCGCCACCCTCGAACGCGACCCGGAGATCCGCGCGGTCTACTCGATCGGCGGCGGGAACATCGCGACCCTGCGCGCCTTCGAGGACCTCGGCCGCGCGTGCGCCGTGTTCGTCGCGCACGATCTGGACCAGGACAACACCCGACTGCTGCGCGAGCACCGGCTGTCCGCCGTGCTCCACCACGACCTGCGCCAGGACATGCGCGAGGCCTGCCACCTCGTGATGCGGGCCCAGGGCGCGCTGCCGCCCGCCGGGCCGACCCTGCCCTCGGCGATCCAGGTCGTCACGCCCTACAACCTGCCGCCGGCCACGGGCGTGTGA
- a CDS encoding SDR family oxidoreductase, translated as MGLLDDKVVLVNGGSQGVGAAVARAAVREGAAVAVTGRRPAPGEALVAELTEAGGKALFLRADLADAEQAKASVTRTVAAYGRIDCLVNSAGLTSRGTLLDTSPELFDQHVAINLRAPFFAMQAAVADLLARGAPGTIVNIITSSAHGGQPFLAPYVAAKAGLIGLTRNAAHAHRFDRVRINGVNIGWTATEGEDATQKAFHGAGDDWREQAAARLPMGTLGRPDEIADFVVFLLSERSGVVTGSVIDWDQNVLGGLD; from the coding sequence ATGGGACTTCTCGACGACAAGGTCGTCCTGGTCAACGGCGGCAGTCAGGGGGTCGGCGCGGCCGTCGCCCGGGCCGCGGTCCGCGAGGGCGCGGCGGTGGCCGTCACCGGGCGCCGCCCGGCGCCCGGCGAGGCGCTGGTGGCGGAGCTGACCGAGGCGGGCGGCAAGGCCCTGTTCCTCCGGGCGGACCTGGCCGACGCCGAGCAGGCGAAGGCCTCGGTCACCCGGACGGTGGCGGCGTACGGCCGGATCGACTGCCTGGTGAACTCGGCCGGGCTCACCTCGCGCGGCACGCTCCTGGACACCTCGCCCGAGCTGTTCGACCAGCACGTCGCGATCAACCTCAGGGCGCCGTTCTTCGCGATGCAGGCGGCGGTGGCGGATCTGCTGGCCCGCGGGGCGCCCGGGACGATCGTCAACATCATCACGTCCTCGGCGCACGGCGGGCAGCCCTTCCTCGCGCCGTACGTGGCGGCCAAGGCCGGGCTGATCGGTCTGACCCGCAACGCGGCGCACGCCCATCGCTTCGACCGGGTGCGGATCAACGGTGTGAACATCGGCTGGACCGCGACGGAGGGCGAGGACGCGACTCAGAAGGCGTTCCACGGCGCCGGCGACGACTGGCGCGAGCAGGCGGCCGCGCGACTGCCGATGGGCACGCTGGGCCGGCCGGACGAGATCGCCGACTTCGTGGTGTTCCTGCTGTCCGAGCGGTCCGGTGTGGTCACCGGTTCGGTGATCGACTGGGACCAGAACGTGCTCGGCGGTCTGGACTGA